From Thunnus albacares chromosome 22, fThuAlb1.1, whole genome shotgun sequence, the proteins below share one genomic window:
- the badb gene encoding BCL2 associated agonist of cell death b, translating to MAANFTISDSDSEPSEEVDEGDNNQSSSGQAQQVTQGNTLTLPELRSGVTGRIRLNSESHASTVSRDEELQARGEDEAGTPTEGAPFRGRSKSAPPALWAAKKYGRQLRRMSDEFDSLLDKGEMRKVKSAGSARQMHHSKTWWSYLFSHQETEGENNHHDNHTHRTE from the exons ATGGCTGCAAACTTCACTATTTCCGACAGCGACTCAGAGCCCTCCGAGGAGGTAGACGAAGGAGATAACAACCAATCATCATCTGGGCAAGCGCAGCAGGTTACTCAAGGCAACACCCTCACCCTACCTGAACTAAGATCGGGAG TGACAGGTCGAATCAGGCTGAACTCGGAGTCCCACGCTTCCACTGTCTCCAGAGACGAGGAGCTCCAGGCCAGAGGAGAAGATGAGGCTGGTACACCAACTGAGGGAGCTCCATTCCGGGGACGGTCCAAGTCAGCTCCCCCTGCCCTCTGGGCAGCCAAGAAATACGGCCGGCAGCTCCGGAGGATGAGTGACGAGTTCGACAGCCTGTTAGACAAAGGG GAGATGAGGAAGGTGAAGAGCGCTGGTTCAGCCAGACAGATGCACCACTCTAAAACCTGGTGGAGCTACCTATTCAGTCACCAAGAGACGGAGGGAGAGAACAACCACCACGATAACCACACTCACCGCACTGAGTAG